One segment of Rhodothermus bifroesti DNA contains the following:
- a CDS encoding ChaN family lipoprotein, whose protein sequence is MASVEVVFLGEQHDDTVAHRLQLQVLQELQARLGEERPLVLSLEMFECDVQLVLDEYLQGLITEAQFLEAARPWSNYERDYRPLVEFARLHGWPVLAANAPQRYVNRVSRLGRQALNDLPPRAYAYLPPLPYPNPSPLYRKQFLDFMQRTGHSGPHGGDPERLLDAQALRDAMMAYTLAKHLMRQPEALIVHLTGAFHVAGGLGTPEMLARYRPGTRGLVLIWRPAADPSRFDPQVHGGLGDFVWLTPLGH, encoded by the coding sequence ATGGCATCGGTAGAAGTAGTTTTCCTGGGCGAGCAGCACGACGACACCGTGGCCCATCGGTTGCAGCTCCAGGTGCTTCAGGAGCTCCAGGCCCGTTTGGGCGAAGAGCGACCACTGGTACTTTCACTGGAAATGTTTGAGTGCGACGTGCAGCTTGTGCTCGACGAGTACCTGCAGGGGCTCATCACCGAGGCGCAGTTTTTGGAAGCAGCGCGGCCATGGTCCAACTACGAGCGCGACTATCGACCCTTGGTAGAATTTGCACGGTTGCACGGCTGGCCGGTCCTGGCCGCGAATGCCCCGCAGCGCTATGTAAACCGCGTTAGCCGTCTAGGCCGCCAAGCCTTAAATGACCTCCCACCTCGGGCATATGCTTATTTGCCCCCATTGCCTTATCCTAATCCTTCGCCCTTGTACCGAAAGCAGTTCCTAGATTTCATGCAGCGCACTGGGCACAGCGGTCCGCATGGCGGGGATCCGGAACGGTTGCTCGATGCCCAGGCGCTTCGAGATGCCATGATGGCCTATACCTTGGCCAAGCACCTGATGCGCCAGCCTGAGGCCCTCATAGTACACCTAACAGGTGCCTTTCATGTAGCGGGAGGGTTGGGTACGCCAGAAATGCTTGCGCGCTATCGACCCGGGACCCGAGGGCTTGTCCTGATCTGGCGGCCCGCTGCCGATCCTTCTCGCTTCGATCCTCAAGTGCATGGGGGATTGGGCGACTTTGTATGGCTAACGCCTTTGGGTCATTGA
- the fabG gene encoding 3-oxoacyl-[acyl-carrier-protein] reductase — translation MTFDFSGKSVLVTGGTRGIGRAIVEAFAQAGARVAFTYRSSVQEAEALQRKLEQHGTAVLAFQADAADFEAAGRVVEAILEAWGTIDVLVNNAGITRDNLLLRMTEADWDAVLAANLKSVFNFCKQVYRPMMRQRSGRIITLSSVVGIMGNAGQTNYAASKAGIIGFSKSLARELGSRGITVNVVAPGYIETDMTAALPEQARQAMLNSIPLGRPGTPEDVAQAVLFLASPAASYITGHVLQVDGGMAM, via the coding sequence ATGACATTCGACTTTTCCGGTAAATCGGTCCTGGTGACCGGGGGAACCCGAGGCATCGGGCGTGCCATTGTGGAGGCCTTTGCCCAGGCGGGCGCTCGCGTTGCCTTTACCTATCGCAGCTCGGTGCAAGAGGCTGAAGCACTGCAAAGAAAACTTGAACAACATGGTACGGCGGTCCTGGCCTTTCAAGCCGATGCGGCCGATTTTGAAGCAGCAGGCCGGGTTGTAGAAGCGATCCTAGAGGCCTGGGGGACGATCGATGTGCTTGTAAACAATGCCGGCATTACACGCGATAACTTGCTGCTCCGCATGACCGAAGCCGACTGGGACGCCGTGCTGGCAGCCAACCTAAAGAGCGTGTTTAACTTTTGTAAGCAGGTCTACCGTCCCATGATGCGCCAGCGCAGTGGCCGCATCATCACCCTTTCCTCGGTGGTCGGTATCATGGGCAATGCTGGACAGACCAACTATGCGGCTTCAAAAGCTGGCATTATCGGTTTCTCGAAAAGCCTTGCCCGAGAGCTGGGCAGCCGGGGGATTACGGTGAACGTGGTCGCCCCTGGTTACATCGAGACAGACATGACGGCTGCTTTACCTGAACAGGCCCGCCAGGCGATGTTAAACAGCATCCCCCTCGGACGACCAGGCACGCCAGAAGACGTTGCCCAAGCGGTGCTCTTTCTGGCTTCTCCAGCAGCCAGCTACATCACAGGCCACGTACTCCAGGTCGACGGTGGCATGGCCATGTAA
- the fabD gene encoding ACP S-malonyltransferase: MAQAWLFPGQGSQRVGMAQDLWARFSQARALLEAANRLLEFDLTAYMFGNATEDPEAAAARLAQTEITQPALYVHSLAVVAVLEAAGCYPDAVAGHSLGEYSALAAAGALSFEEGLRLVRLRGQLMAQAGHKHPGAMAAILGLEDAAVEALCQETVAEGYGWVQPANYNAPGQVVISGEVKAVSRAVEKAQAQGARRVVMLPVSGAFHSPLMEEASRQLAEAIAHVPLHVPRCPVYLNVTAAPSRDPSEIRDRLVEQMLAPVRFTQTLRRMQGDGIATFWEVGPGNVLAGLVRRTLGREVQVLTVGTAEELETLLQQKH, from the coding sequence ATGGCGCAGGCCTGGTTGTTTCCTGGGCAAGGCTCACAACGCGTAGGAATGGCCCAAGACCTATGGGCCCGTTTCTCCCAAGCAAGAGCCCTTTTGGAGGCGGCTAATCGGCTGCTCGAGTTTGACCTGACGGCCTACATGTTCGGTAACGCTACCGAAGACCCAGAAGCTGCCGCCGCAAGGCTGGCTCAGACCGAGATCACGCAGCCAGCCCTCTACGTGCATAGCCTAGCGGTGGTGGCGGTGCTTGAGGCGGCAGGTTGCTATCCTGATGCTGTTGCTGGGCATAGCTTGGGTGAATACAGCGCACTGGCAGCAGCTGGGGCACTCTCATTTGAAGAGGGACTCCGCCTGGTGCGCCTACGAGGGCAGCTGATGGCCCAGGCTGGTCACAAGCACCCTGGTGCCATGGCCGCAATCCTGGGATTAGAAGACGCAGCGGTCGAGGCACTTTGCCAGGAGACCGTTGCCGAGGGATATGGATGGGTGCAGCCAGCGAACTATAATGCGCCAGGACAAGTTGTGATCTCTGGCGAGGTGAAAGCCGTGTCGCGGGCCGTGGAAAAAGCCCAAGCACAGGGGGCGCGCCGTGTCGTGATGCTTCCGGTGAGTGGGGCCTTTCACTCGCCGCTTATGGAAGAAGCCAGCCGACAGTTGGCCGAAGCCATTGCGCATGTGCCGCTGCATGTGCCTCGGTGTCCAGTTTATCTCAACGTAACGGCTGCACCAAGCCGAGATCCCAGTGAAATTCGGGATCGGCTAGTGGAGCAAATGCTGGCTCCTGTTCGCTTTACCCAGACCCTACGTCGCATGCAAGGCGATGGCATTGCCACGTTTTGGGAAGTTGGACCAGGGAATGTCTTAGCCGGTTTGGTCCGGCGCACCTTAGGCCGTGAGGTTCAGGTCCTCACTGTAGGTACAGCCGAGGAATTGGAAACCCTGCTCCAGCAAAAGCACTGA
- a CDS encoding beta-ketoacyl-ACP synthase III, whose amino-acid sequence MPYAAITAVGHFLPEDRLTNADLEQMVDTSDEWIRTRTGIRERRILRDPDKATSYMATEAAREALQKRGMDPDEVELIIVATVTPDMFFPATACLVQANLGARRAWGFDLSAACSGFLFALSTAARFIESGKHERVLVIGADKMSTITDYTDRNNCILFGDAAAAVLLEPDPECGLIDSVAYCDGRDWQLLCMLGGGSLNPPTHETVDRKLHYLYQEGRSVFKLAVEGMAQVAVEIMERNNLTAEMVRYLVPHQANLRIIDATARRMGLEADKVMVNIDRYGNTTAATIPLCLYDWERQLRRGDNLILAAFGGGFTWGAAYLKWAYDGDKVAAEAERAAVATSA is encoded by the coding sequence ATGCCTTACGCTGCCATTACGGCTGTTGGCCACTTTCTGCCAGAAGATCGCCTGACCAATGCGGATCTAGAGCAGATGGTCGATACCTCTGACGAATGGATCCGAACGCGAACGGGCATTCGCGAACGCCGCATCCTTCGGGATCCAGATAAGGCAACTTCTTACATGGCTACAGAAGCCGCGCGTGAAGCGCTGCAAAAGCGCGGTATGGATCCCGACGAGGTTGAGCTGATCATCGTGGCTACCGTCACCCCAGATATGTTTTTCCCAGCCACCGCCTGCTTGGTCCAAGCCAACTTGGGTGCGCGTCGGGCTTGGGGTTTTGATCTGTCTGCAGCTTGTAGTGGCTTTTTGTTTGCGCTGTCGACCGCGGCCCGCTTTATCGAAAGCGGCAAACATGAGCGTGTGCTGGTAATCGGGGCCGACAAGATGAGCACGATCACGGATTACACCGACCGCAACAACTGTATTCTCTTTGGGGATGCTGCGGCTGCTGTGCTGCTTGAACCCGATCCAGAATGTGGCCTGATCGATTCGGTAGCATACTGCGACGGTCGCGACTGGCAGCTGCTGTGCATGCTGGGTGGCGGTAGTCTCAACCCTCCTACGCATGAGACAGTTGACCGCAAGCTCCATTATCTGTATCAGGAGGGCAGGTCGGTCTTTAAACTGGCTGTTGAAGGCATGGCGCAGGTAGCGGTCGAAATCATGGAGCGTAACAACCTAACAGCCGAGATGGTGCGCTACTTGGTGCCTCATCAGGCCAACTTGCGCATCATCGATGCTACAGCCCGTCGCATGGGACTTGAGGCCGACAAGGTCATGGTCAACATTGACCGGTATGGGAACACCACGGCGGCAACCATCCCCTTGTGCCTGTACGACTGGGAGCGACAGTTGCGGCGGGGCGATAACCTCATCTTGGCCGCTTTCGGAGGGGGATTCACCTGGGGTGCTGCCTATCTGAAGTGGGCCTACGATGGCGACAAAGTGGCAGCCGAAGCTGAAAGGGCTGCCGTTGCAACAAGCGCATAA
- the plsX gene encoding phosphate acyltransferase PlsX: protein MAIRVAVDAMGGDAAPAVVVEGALQALREAPERLQIQLFGPRSLLEAELQQRGVQENAALVLIDAPEVIGMAESPASAVKTKPRSSIHLGLQAVAQKQADAFASAGNTGAVMAVALFVLGRITEIARPSVVGFFPTTRGRCLVLDIGTNVDCKPEHLLQFARMGSVFVERVWQLPHPVVGLLNVGEEPGKGNALTKAAYELLQAAPDINFRGNIEGRDLMHHAADVVVCDGFVGNIMLKLGESMVTAFVEMLRQEMKAQGLEEAQQRLVLGLLRNVLRRFDYEEYGGAPLLGVNGPVVIGHGSSSARAIARMIWAAAEMVEQDVVRSIAEAFHPA, encoded by the coding sequence ATGGCCATTCGCGTTGCGGTAGATGCTATGGGCGGCGATGCCGCGCCAGCAGTAGTCGTTGAAGGGGCTTTGCAGGCGCTTCGGGAAGCTCCAGAGCGCCTGCAAATTCAGCTTTTTGGGCCGCGTTCCCTCTTGGAAGCGGAGCTGCAGCAGCGAGGGGTGCAGGAAAATGCAGCCTTGGTGCTGATCGATGCCCCAGAAGTCATCGGTATGGCTGAGTCGCCGGCCAGCGCGGTAAAGACCAAGCCCCGTTCGTCAATCCACCTGGGATTGCAGGCTGTGGCGCAAAAGCAGGCTGATGCCTTTGCCAGTGCAGGCAACACAGGGGCAGTGATGGCAGTGGCGCTTTTTGTGCTGGGTCGAATAACAGAGATTGCACGTCCATCGGTTGTAGGCTTTTTCCCCACTACGCGTGGCCGCTGCTTGGTGCTTGACATTGGCACCAACGTCGACTGCAAGCCGGAGCACCTGCTGCAGTTTGCTCGGATGGGATCGGTGTTTGTGGAACGGGTGTGGCAACTCCCGCATCCGGTCGTAGGGCTACTGAACGTGGGCGAAGAGCCTGGTAAAGGTAATGCCCTAACCAAAGCTGCCTACGAACTTTTACAAGCGGCTCCTGATATTAACTTTCGGGGCAATATTGAAGGGCGCGACCTCATGCACCATGCTGCCGACGTGGTGGTTTGCGACGGCTTTGTGGGTAACATCATGCTTAAGCTAGGCGAGAGCATGGTGACGGCCTTTGTGGAAATGCTACGGCAGGAAATGAAAGCCCAAGGTCTTGAGGAAGCGCAGCAGCGGCTGGTACTGGGACTGTTGCGCAACGTGCTGCGCCGCTTTGATTACGAAGAATACGGAGGTGCCCCCCTGCTGGGCGTAAACGGTCCCGTCGTGATCGGACATGGCAGCTCTTCTGCCCGTGCGATTGCGCGTATGATCTGGGCTGCCGCGGAGATGGTCGAACAAGACGTTGTGCGTTCTATTGCCGAAGCTTTTCATCCAGCCTGA
- the rpmF gene encoding 50S ribosomal protein L32, giving the protein MANPKRRHSKARTRKRRAVYYRQLVTASLPLVECSNCGNMRLRHHACPSCGYYRGRKVVDVAEFA; this is encoded by the coding sequence ATGGCCAATCCGAAGCGTAGACACTCAAAGGCGCGCACGCGTAAGCGGCGGGCAGTCTACTATCGCCAACTTGTAACGGCCTCATTGCCGCTTGTGGAGTGCTCCAATTGTGGAAACATGAGGCTGCGGCATCACGCCTGCCCCTCCTGCGGCTACTATCGCGGGCGCAAAGTCGTCGACGTGGCAGAGTTCGCTTAA
- a CDS encoding YceD family protein — MVRLDLTALRPGGQHLTLRPSAEALELDPAVFEDIRVELTLDYYDGRLLVHLWAGATATLECDRTLELFKQAIEGSYTLFYAPPGTAIARADVEEVRELRPSDRYVDLTDVVRDTLLLAIPLRKVKPGAEALPLPTQFGAAETSPEEALPMDPRWEVLRRLRNC, encoded by the coding sequence ATGGTGCGGCTTGATTTAACGGCATTGCGGCCTGGAGGCCAGCATCTGACCCTAAGGCCGTCTGCTGAGGCGCTGGAGTTAGACCCAGCTGTGTTTGAAGATATCCGCGTCGAGCTGACGCTGGACTACTACGATGGGCGATTGCTGGTGCACCTCTGGGCGGGAGCCACAGCTACCTTAGAGTGTGACCGCACGCTGGAGCTGTTTAAACAGGCCATTGAAGGTAGCTATACGTTGTTTTATGCGCCGCCAGGCACGGCCATCGCGCGGGCTGATGTGGAAGAGGTGCGGGAGCTGAGGCCTTCGGACCGGTATGTAGATTTAACAGACGTGGTGCGGGATACGTTGCTTTTGGCCATTCCGCTGCGGAAGGTCAAGCCGGGTGCAGAGGCCCTCCCGCTGCCTACACAGTTTGGCGCTGCAGAGACATCGCCAGAAGAAGCTCTGCCGATGGATCCGCGCTGGGAGGTACTGCGACGATTGCGAAACTGTTAA
- the dnaA gene encoding chromosomal replication initiator protein DnaA, with protein MERTPEAVWKACLEIIRDNVSRQSYKTWFEPIKPLSLVEEAEQIKLTVQLPSRFYYEWLEEHYYSLLRKTITKVLGPRARLFYKIVIEKEDPESGFEGATMSLPARTTEEPPPVPRPVASRQEPLEETTPTALLPPSAAESRKAEPVIAHPFAIPGIRRIQVDSNLDPDYTFDRFIEGDCNRLARSAALAIAKQPGTTSFNPFLVYGGVGLGKTHLIQAIGNYARQYRTAETILYVSSERFTNEFVQAIQHNRISEFSMFYRQIDLLIVDDIQFFGGKEKTQEEFFHIFNALHQAGKQIVLSADRPPREIPGIEERLLSRFQWGLTVDVQPPDLETRIAILRRKAEDEGIELKDEVIEFIAHHIKSNIRELEGALLRLVAHSAFHKCETDINLAREVLRDLIKDTRVTLTVEEIQQIVCEYFRIPPDQVRAKTRKREVVQARQVAMYFCKHFTQHSLKSIGLYFGGRDHSTVIHAIQSVQDQMETDPNFRELIEALQHKISLRSR; from the coding sequence ATGGAGCGAACACCAGAAGCAGTCTGGAAAGCTTGTCTCGAGATCATTCGAGACAACGTCAGTCGGCAGAGCTACAAAACCTGGTTTGAACCGATTAAGCCGCTCAGCCTTGTAGAAGAGGCAGAGCAAATTAAGCTGACGGTACAACTTCCCAGCCGGTTTTACTATGAATGGCTAGAAGAGCACTACTACAGTCTGCTGCGCAAAACCATTACCAAGGTGCTGGGGCCGCGGGCGCGCCTGTTTTATAAGATTGTAATCGAGAAAGAAGACCCCGAAAGTGGCTTTGAGGGTGCCACAATGAGCCTGCCAGCCCGTACGACGGAAGAGCCCCCTCCTGTGCCCCGCCCTGTGGCCTCACGACAAGAACCCTTGGAAGAAACCACCCCTACGGCCCTTTTACCCCCTTCAGCAGCCGAGTCAAGAAAAGCAGAACCGGTTATCGCCCATCCGTTTGCCATCCCTGGCATCCGCCGCATTCAGGTTGATAGCAATTTGGACCCCGACTATACGTTCGACCGATTTATTGAAGGCGACTGCAATCGCTTAGCCCGGAGTGCTGCCCTAGCTATTGCCAAGCAGCCAGGCACGACCAGTTTTAATCCTTTTCTGGTTTACGGCGGTGTCGGTTTAGGAAAAACCCACCTGATTCAAGCTATTGGGAACTATGCCCGCCAGTACCGCACTGCGGAAACGATCCTCTACGTCTCTAGCGAGCGCTTTACGAATGAATTTGTACAGGCCATCCAGCACAATCGGATAAGCGAGTTTTCAATGTTTTATCGCCAGATTGATTTGCTTATCGTAGACGACATCCAGTTCTTTGGAGGCAAAGAGAAAACCCAAGAAGAGTTTTTCCACATCTTCAACGCACTGCACCAAGCGGGCAAGCAGATCGTGCTTTCCGCTGACCGGCCACCGAGAGAAATTCCCGGCATTGAAGAACGCCTGCTCTCTCGGTTCCAATGGGGACTTACGGTCGACGTGCAACCGCCAGACTTAGAAACCCGCATCGCGATTCTGCGCCGCAAAGCCGAAGATGAAGGCATTGAACTCAAAGACGAAGTCATCGAGTTCATTGCCCATCACATCAAAAGCAATATCCGCGAGCTGGAAGGGGCTTTGCTTCGCCTGGTGGCCCATTCTGCTTTCCATAAGTGCGAAACTGACATAAACTTAGCCCGAGAAGTGCTGCGCGATCTGATTAAAGACACCCGTGTTACGCTAACGGTTGAGGAAATTCAACAGATCGTCTGTGAGTACTTCCGGATTCCTCCCGACCAAGTGCGGGCCAAAACGCGCAAACGCGAGGTCGTGCAAGCCCGTCAGGTAGCCATGTACTTTTGCAAACACTTTACCCAGCACTCGCTAAAGTCCATTGGCCTGTATTTTGGCGGCCGAGATCACTCCACGGTCATCCACGCTATCCAAAGCGTACAAGACCAAATGGAGACAGATCCTAATTTCCGTGAACTCATCGAAGCGCTGCAGCATAAAATTTCCTTGCGCAGCCGCTAA
- the dnaN gene encoding DNA polymerase III subunit beta: MRFTVNSTDLLKALTTVAGAVPSKATMPILECILFEASGETLLLKATDLEISIAERLAVRMEPQNGTLGARRVAVPARRLLETLRALPDQPVQFAADESFTVTLTTEQGHYKMVGFDGADYPALPELEEAHMISIEAQLIRRAIQKTAFAVSKDALRPAMMGIFFQILPEEGRVVSTDGHRLVRFRLRELTYPKPLAFIVPEKATTLVARLAAHADGSLTLRVGERHVAFDLGSARILSRLIDEVYPNYEAVIPLENDRRLTVDRNAFLAAVKRVGLYASTTTNQVRLRLEKNHVEIAAEDIERASEAYERIPCAYEGEPMVIGFNASYLTEVVGNVDSDEVVLEFSSPNRAGVVTPHDQAEGEDLLMLIMPVMLNTYA, translated from the coding sequence ATGCGTTTCACTGTGAACTCGACCGATTTGCTTAAAGCCCTTACCACGGTGGCCGGAGCCGTACCTTCCAAGGCCACGATGCCCATTTTAGAGTGTATTCTTTTTGAAGCTAGTGGCGAGACGCTGCTGCTGAAGGCCACAGATTTAGAAATCTCCATTGCAGAGCGACTCGCGGTCCGCATGGAACCACAAAACGGAACGCTTGGAGCCCGACGCGTCGCCGTACCCGCCCGTCGACTGCTCGAAACACTGCGTGCCCTACCAGACCAGCCTGTCCAGTTCGCAGCCGACGAGTCCTTTACGGTAACGCTGACCACCGAGCAGGGACATTATAAAATGGTCGGCTTCGACGGTGCCGACTATCCCGCGTTGCCTGAACTGGAAGAAGCCCATATGATTTCTATTGAGGCACAGCTCATTCGGCGGGCCATCCAGAAAACCGCGTTTGCAGTAAGTAAGGATGCGCTTCGCCCTGCCATGATGGGCATCTTTTTCCAGATTTTGCCTGAAGAAGGACGCGTTGTCTCCACCGATGGGCACCGCTTGGTGCGCTTCCGGCTTCGGGAGTTGACCTATCCTAAACCTTTAGCTTTTATTGTACCAGAAAAGGCGACCACGCTGGTGGCACGCTTGGCCGCGCACGCCGATGGAAGCCTCACCTTGCGCGTAGGCGAACGTCACGTTGCCTTTGATCTCGGTAGTGCACGCATCCTTAGCCGCCTTATTGACGAAGTCTACCCCAACTACGAAGCGGTTATTCCGCTGGAAAACGACCGGCGCCTAACCGTAGATCGCAATGCATTTCTGGCTGCCGTTAAGCGCGTAGGCCTATATGCTTCGACCACAACCAACCAAGTACGCCTACGCCTAGAAAAAAATCACGTAGAAATTGCTGCCGAAGATATCGAGCGGGCCAGTGAAGCCTACGAGCGCATTCCCTGTGCCTACGAAGGGGAGCCTATGGTGATCGGCTTTAATGCCAGCTACCTGACCGAAGTCGTAGGGAACGTCGATTCCGATGAAGTGGTGCTGGAGTTTAGCTCGCCTAACCGTGCAGGGGTGGTTACGCCGCATGACCAGGCCGAAGGGGAAGACCTACTGATGCTGATCATGCCGGTCATGCTCAACACGTACGCTTAA
- a CDS encoding RNA polymerase sigma factor, with amino-acid sequence MEPAAELTSIDVLARRLPFSLDDYTRVGELYVRWRQHRTPEAQELLEIWLYCYVLRYFFIKALQNPRLSVVGLEALVGETFLRLRSNLDSVRYPERFVAWVASACRHAFLNHLRHQMRPDALVDEEEEGSEEPIDSLQAEDLSLWVSAVVAAIGRLPNFLREVARLALLERLSYEEISRSLRKPPPTIRVYLHRALERLRTDPELQEFRALLEA; translated from the coding sequence ATGGAGCCTGCCGCTGAATTGACGTCCATAGATGTGCTGGCCCGTCGCTTGCCATTTTCCTTGGACGACTACACGCGTGTAGGAGAACTCTACGTGCGCTGGCGTCAGCATAGAACACCTGAGGCACAAGAGTTGTTGGAAATTTGGCTGTATTGCTACGTGTTGCGGTATTTTTTCATCAAGGCGCTGCAGAACCCCAGGCTTTCGGTGGTAGGGTTGGAAGCGCTGGTGGGAGAGACCTTTTTGCGGCTGCGTAGCAATTTGGACTCGGTGCGCTATCCTGAGCGGTTTGTGGCGTGGGTGGCAAGTGCTTGCAGGCATGCTTTTTTAAACCATCTGCGGCACCAGATGCGGCCAGACGCCCTGGTCGATGAGGAAGAGGAGGGGAGCGAAGAGCCGATCGATAGCTTGCAAGCGGAGGATCTATCCCTATGGGTTTCCGCAGTGGTAGCAGCGATTGGGCGTCTGCCGAATTTTTTGCGGGAAGTGGCGCGATTGGCTTTGCTAGAGCGGTTGTCTTATGAGGAAATCAGCCGAAGTTTGCGTAAACCACCGCCTACGATTCGGGTTTATCTGCACCGCGCATTGGAACGTTTGCGCACGGATCCGGAATTGCAAGAGTTTCGGGCTTTGCTTGAAGCGTAA
- the rplM gene encoding 50S ribosomal protein L13, with protein sequence MDVISYKTYSAKPAEISRTWYLIDAEGQVLGRLASRIAAILRGKHKPTFTPHVDGGDFVIVINADKVRLTGKKETKKLYFHHSGQPGGARLRSPAYMRRHRPEFLIEHAVRGMLPKGPLGRRMFRKLKVYAGPSHPHGAQKPTELTL encoded by the coding sequence ATGGACGTTATCAGCTATAAGACCTACAGTGCAAAACCGGCAGAGATCTCCCGTACGTGGTACCTTATCGATGCAGAGGGTCAGGTGCTGGGCCGGTTGGCGTCTCGCATTGCGGCCATCCTGCGTGGCAAACACAAGCCGACCTTTACGCCGCACGTTGATGGAGGCGACTTTGTGATCGTGATCAATGCCGACAAAGTACGTTTGACTGGAAAGAAAGAAACCAAAAAGCTCTATTTCCATCACTCAGGCCAGCCTGGGGGAGCGCGCTTGCGCTCGCCGGCCTACATGCGCCGGCATCGGCCTGAATTTCTCATCGAGCATGCTGTACGAGGCATGCTGCCCAAGGGGCCTTTAGGACGCCGCATGTTTCGCAAACTCAAAGTTTACGCAGGCCCTTCGCATCCCCATGGAGCACAGAAGCCCACAGAGCTGACGCTGTAA